A single genomic interval of Streptomyces graminofaciens harbors:
- a CDS encoding Ku protein, producing the protein MSPLRRAELLRLLEERDADSTTLFNLQGRIAETEQKNLTGKLVEVLARTKLVAMAKVAIRSRERKAVLRPYRGLLLLQNLRWSDEIRDPGDLAHLVPAVPLSDRERRLAEVLVQEMIGVDDSVDHDGYAHALEQLVDAVASGDELAEPPPQPEPAVDLMTALQQSVDEARAARHPTKRPSKADRQGR; encoded by the coding sequence ATGAGCCCCCTTCGGCGGGCGGAGCTGCTGCGGCTGCTGGAGGAGCGCGACGCGGACAGCACGACGCTGTTCAACCTGCAAGGGCGCATCGCTGAGACTGAACAGAAGAACTTGACAGGGAAGTTGGTGGAGGTCCTCGCCCGGACGAAGCTGGTGGCCATGGCCAAGGTCGCGATCCGCAGCCGCGAACGCAAGGCGGTACTCCGGCCGTACCGCGGACTGCTGCTGTTGCAGAACCTGCGCTGGAGCGATGAGATCCGCGACCCCGGCGACCTCGCCCACCTGGTCCCCGCCGTCCCGCTCAGCGACCGTGAGCGACGGCTCGCGGAGGTGCTGGTGCAGGAGATGATCGGCGTCGACGACAGCGTGGACCACGACGGGTACGCCCACGCCCTGGAGCAGCTGGTCGACGCCGTCGCCTCGGGAGATGAGCTGGCCGAACCGCCTCCTCAGCCCGAGCCTGCCGTCGATCTCATGACCGCGCTGCAGCAGAGCGTCGATGAGGCACGAGCCGCCCGGCACCCCACGAAGCGCCCTTCGAAGGCCGACCGGCAGGGGAGGTGA
- a CDS encoding peptidoglycan DD-metalloendopeptidase family protein translates to MALELGDHVWYWNHKISFDKNIPRAVWFPGSDPNNPTDYQGRGKEIYNFVVHADEIARGRPHMRNYEGSYAWLNNNPGNITGQPGGPDFGQYPGKFNWHNFLIFPTWADGWYAIAKLLRSNLYKNLSILEAFKKYAPASDGNNPVAYANSVAAALGISVSTRVGDLDDSQMAVMQNKIQEVEGAIPGASLTWDSDEIPTEISDLLPAGGWKVGRPRALVQASDSFTIDVSAPVAPSGFTQGHGGPGQGGHVGANWYIRYGMDIGGKRGTPVYAAFDGHVTKFKPHNPAQDTQKVYGAEIFMRSKNDMMGAFCTHLTDVPGSVFVGAEVSRGQLLGTVHERAGVSPHLHMALVEIIGGAPGGQYQGVDLYQFFLDLEASAPETVVPIQFWQDGSPPEPVWRLTRLGVLHRSQVPESASA, encoded by the coding sequence ATGGCTCTCGAACTCGGCGACCACGTGTGGTACTGGAACCATAAAATCTCCTTCGACAAGAACATCCCGCGAGCGGTCTGGTTCCCAGGATCGGATCCGAATAATCCGACCGACTACCAAGGGCGCGGCAAGGAGATCTACAACTTCGTCGTCCATGCCGATGAGATCGCCCGCGGACGACCGCACATGCGTAACTACGAGGGCAGCTACGCTTGGTTGAACAACAATCCCGGTAACATCACCGGGCAACCCGGCGGCCCCGATTTTGGGCAGTATCCCGGCAAGTTCAACTGGCACAACTTCCTGATCTTCCCGACGTGGGCAGACGGCTGGTACGCGATTGCCAAGCTCTTGCGGAGCAATCTCTACAAGAACCTGTCTATTCTCGAGGCGTTCAAGAAGTACGCGCCCGCGTCCGACGGAAACAATCCGGTCGCCTATGCGAACTCTGTGGCGGCAGCCCTAGGGATCTCGGTTTCGACCAGGGTCGGCGACCTCGACGACTCCCAGATGGCCGTCATGCAGAACAAGATCCAGGAGGTCGAGGGCGCCATCCCCGGTGCGAGCCTGACCTGGGACTCCGACGAGATCCCCACCGAGATCTCGGACCTGCTGCCAGCGGGCGGGTGGAAAGTTGGTCGCCCCCGCGCCCTCGTGCAGGCTAGCGATTCCTTCACGATCGATGTCTCCGCCCCGGTCGCCCCCTCGGGATTCACCCAGGGGCACGGCGGCCCCGGCCAGGGCGGCCATGTCGGCGCGAACTGGTACATCCGCTACGGGATGGATATTGGCGGCAAGCGAGGCACGCCGGTGTATGCCGCGTTCGACGGCCACGTCACCAAGTTCAAGCCGCACAATCCGGCGCAGGACACGCAGAAGGTGTACGGAGCCGAGATCTTCATGCGCTCCAAGAACGACATGATGGGCGCCTTCTGCACCCACCTGACCGACGTGCCAGGCTCGGTCTTCGTAGGGGCGGAGGTCTCGCGCGGCCAGCTCCTGGGTACCGTGCACGAGCGCGCCGGGGTGTCCCCCCACCTGCACATGGCCCTGGTCGAGATCATCGGTGGGGCGCCCGGTGGGCAGTACCAGGGGGTCGACCTCTATCAGTTCTTCCTGGACCTGGAGGCATCGGCCCCGGAGACGGTCGTCCCGATCCAGTTCTGGCAGGACGGCTCGCCGCCGGAGCCAGTCTGGCGCTTGACGCGGCTCGGCGTGCTGCATCGCTCGCAAGTTCCGGAGTCCGCGAGCGCCTAG
- a CDS encoding IS630 family transposase, with protein MELSVEQAAVLRELVNSRDVPADMATRGRIVLWSSEGRRRKDIAELLGVSLPTVDRWKRRYAEFGLAGLEGDRPGGAREQVPARVRARVIALTRMTPPDGTGLSHWSTRELAKYLKQVENITVSWHYVARIWREESLKPHRSGTFKLSKDPAFAEKVADVIGLYLAPPGGAVVLSIDEKTQIQALDRTQPVLPVAFAVSEQRTADYLRHGTTNLFAALNVTTGEVLGECRPTRNGKDFLAFLKKAVKPHAGKDIHVVLDNLSTHTTPEVKEWLAKNPHVHFHFTPVGSSWLNQIEIWFGILTRQSIRRGTFASVNVLIKQIRDYINSWNTTAKPFTWTATAGEVLAKVRLVATNVKKLVNNNSN; from the coding sequence GTGGAGCTCTCTGTGGAACAGGCCGCCGTGTTGCGGGAGTTGGTGAACAGCCGGGACGTGCCTGCCGACATGGCGACGCGGGGCCGGATCGTGCTGTGGTCGAGTGAAGGCCGTCGACGCAAGGACATTGCCGAGCTGCTTGGCGTATCGCTGCCGACGGTGGACCGCTGGAAGCGGCGTTATGCCGAGTTCGGACTGGCCGGGCTGGAAGGCGACCGGCCCGGCGGAGCCCGGGAACAGGTGCCGGCGCGGGTGCGGGCCCGCGTGATCGCGCTGACGCGCATGACGCCGCCGGACGGCACCGGCCTTTCGCACTGGTCCACACGCGAGTTGGCGAAGTACCTGAAGCAGGTCGAGAACATCACTGTGTCCTGGCACTACGTCGCGCGGATCTGGCGGGAGGAGAGCCTGAAGCCGCACCGGTCCGGCACTTTCAAGCTTTCCAAAGACCCCGCGTTCGCGGAGAAGGTGGCCGATGTGATCGGCCTGTATCTGGCCCCGCCGGGCGGCGCGGTGGTCCTCTCGATCGACGAGAAGACGCAGATCCAGGCGCTGGACCGGACCCAGCCGGTGCTGCCGGTCGCCTTCGCGGTGAGCGAGCAGCGCACCGCCGACTACCTCCGGCATGGCACCACGAACCTGTTCGCCGCCCTGAACGTGACCACCGGCGAAGTACTCGGCGAGTGCAGGCCGACCCGGAACGGCAAGGATTTCCTCGCCTTCTTGAAGAAGGCGGTGAAGCCGCACGCCGGGAAGGACATCCATGTGGTCCTGGACAACCTCTCGACGCACACCACCCCGGAGGTCAAAGAGTGGCTGGCGAAGAACCCGCACGTCCACTTCCATTTCACTCCCGTCGGCTCCTCGTGGCTGAACCAGATCGAGATCTGGTTCGGAATCCTCACCCGGCAGTCCATCCGCCGCGGCACATTCGCCAGCGTCAACGTCCTGATCAAACAGATCCGCGACTACATCAACTCCTGGAACACGACGGCGAAACCGTTCACCTGGACCGCGACCGCCGGCGAGGTCCTCGCGAAGGTCCGACTCGTCGCGACCAACGTGAAGAAACTCGTCAATAACAACTCGAACTGA